Proteins found in one Zea mays cultivar B73 chromosome 1, Zm-B73-REFERENCE-NAM-5.0, whole genome shotgun sequence genomic segment:
- the LOC103643888 gene encoding homologous-pairing protein 2 homolog, which translates to MPPKSDSIEGIVLGFVNEERALPHLPRLDFTMSLQQNRPLNSQNVADALQKFNLKKTAVQKALDALADSGQISFKEYGKQKIYIARQDQFHIPNGEELEEMKKTNAKLQEELMDQKKAISEVESEVRGLQSNLTLAEITSKKTKLQSEVQEMEETLNKLRSGVTLVKPEDKEIIENSFSEKVNQWKKRKRMFKELWDNITENSPKDQKEFKEELCLEYDEDVDVNLQPYSDMLASLNKRRKFCR; encoded by the exons gagcgtgcccttccccaccttccacgcc TTGACTTTACCATGTCTCTGCAGCAAAACAGGCCATTGAATTCACAAAATGTAGCTGATGCACTACAAAAGTTTAATCTTAAGAAGACTGCGGTACAAAAGGCACTGGATGCATTGGCTGACAGTGGACAGATTTCCTTCAAGGAGTATGGCAAGCAGAAAATTTACATTGCTCGGCAAGATCAATTTCACATTCCAAATGGCGAAGAACTTGAGGAGATGAAGAAAACAAATGCCAAGTTACAGGAAGAACTCATGGATCAAAAGAAAGCAATTAGTGAGGTTGAATCTG AGGTACGAGGTCTGCAGTCAAACTTGACACTCGCAGAGATTACATCAAAGAAGACTAAATTACAAAGCGAA GTCCAGGAAATGGAAGAGACACTAAATAAATTGCGGAGTGGTGTTACCTTGGTGAAACCTGAGGACAAGGAGATAATTGAGAATTCTTTTTCTGAGAAAGTTAACCAATGGAAAAAGCGGAAGAGGATGTTCAAGGAGCTTTGGGATAATATTACTGAGAATAGCCCAAAAGATCAGAAAGAATTTAAG GAAGAACTTTGTCTCGAGTACGACGAAGATGTTGATGTGAACTTGCAGCCTTACTCTGACATGCTAGCAAGTCTAAATAAAAGGCGAAAATTTTGCCGCTGA
- the LOC103645569 gene encoding katanin p80 WD40 repeat-containing subunit B1 homolog isoform X1, translating to MQPSIYLVSLTMTRGVCRAHFECQLCQVWEASIKDPHHWWGGFEGQSLGYRETRCPPGFTSPVESVSFDSSEVTIGAGAASGTIKIWNIEEAKVVRTFTGHKSSCASLDFHRFGEFLAIGSSDTNMKIWDTRQQRCIHTYKGHTQRINVLKFTPDGRWIVSGGADNSVKVWDLTAGKLMHDFCLHEGPVNCLVVHPYEFLLATGSVDKTVKFWDLETFELIGSAGHENNREYFELILWRGYIKMVYYQGQAKMVIQLTRYYGEAT from the exons ATGCAACCTTCAATATATCTTGTCTCCTTGACAATGACCAGAGGAGTTTGTCGCGCACACTTTGAATGTCAATTGTGCCAAGTTTGGGAGGCGAGCATCAAGGATCCTCATCACTGGTGGGGAGGATTTGAAGGTCAATCTTTGGGCTATAGGGAAACCCGGTGCCCTCCTG GCTTTACAAGTCCAGTTGAGTCAGTAAGCTTTGACTCTTCTGAAGTTACGATAGGTGCTGGTGCAGCAAGTGGAACGATAAAAATATGGAATATTGAGGAGGCGAAAG TTGTTCGAACTTtcactggacacaaatcaagcTGTGCATCTCTTGATTTCCATCGTTTTGGAGAATTCTTAGCCATTGGGTCTTCAGATACAAACATGAAAATATGGGATACTCGACAGCAGAGATGCATCCACACATACAAGGGTCATACCCAACGAATTAATGTGCTTAAATTTACTCCTGATGGCCGATGGATTGTTTCTGGTGGGGCTGATAACTCAGTGAAG GTCTGGGATTTGACGGCTGGAAAACTCATGCATGATTTTTGTCTTCATGAAGGTCCAGTCAATTGCTTAGTTGTTCACCCCTATGAGTTTTTATTGGCTACAG GTTCAGTTGATAAGACTGTTAAATTTTGGGACCTTGAAACTTTTGAGTTGATCGGTTCTGCTGGACATGAG AACAACCGAGAATACTTTGAGCTG ATATTATGGAGAGGTTACATAAAGATGGTATACTATCAAGGGCAAGCAAAGATGGTTATACAGTTAACCAG ATATTATGGAGAGGCTACATAA
- the LOC100277671 gene encoding uncharacterized protein LOC100277671, translating to MGRRLDVLLGRTTKQTARLKSLLGLAATRLGVVRGHRQVRCGQARGDVEQLLRLGHADRALARAEHVVREQNALDVLAELEACCNLIAERAALVDDAHRGECPEELREAAAGLVYAAARCGDLPELQEVRAILAAKFGREFVSAASNLRSGCGVNPKIVQKLSTKQPSLESRQLVLQEIAADKGIAVRIYEPPPPYEDSGSSNHSHRKTEHDGERISRTPPVDGRDEDISGHSAQRYKDVEAAAQAAFESAASAAAAAKAAMELSRGEPRGPGDRRRAGRTQMDDPEIEKQDEVLHGNKPEKIGHGRNYSSDVEITPEDDEANHGNVAVDEPKQREPARGKPASVRTKWGF from the exons ATGGGGAGGAGGCTGGACGTGCTGCTGGGGCGGACGACGAAGCAGACGGCGCGGCTCAAGTCGCTGCTGGGGCTGGCGGCGACGCGCCTCGGCGTGGTGCGGGGCCACCGCCAGGTGCGGTGCGGGCAGGCGCGCGGGGACGTGGAGCAGCTTCTCCGCCTCGGCCACGCGGACCGCGCGCTGGCCCGCGCCGAGCACGTCGTGCGGGAGCAGAACGCGCTCGACGTCCTCGCCGAGCTCGAGGCCTGCTGCAACCTCATCGCCGAGCGGGCCGCGCTCGTCGACGACGCGCACAGGGGGGAGTGCCCCGAGGAGCTGCGGGAGGCGGCGGCGGGGCTGGTATACGCCGCCGCCAGGTGCGGGGACCTTCCGGAGCTGCAAGAGGTCCGGGCCATCCTCGCCGCCAAGTTCGGCAGGGAGTTCGTCTCCGCCGCGTCCAACCTCCGCAGCGGGTGCGGGGTCAACCCCAAG ATCGTGCAGAAGCTGTCGACCAAGCAGCCGAGCCTGGAGAGCCGACAGCTGGTGCTACAGGAGATCGCCGCCGACAAAGGGATCGCCGTGCGCATCTACGAGCCGCCTCCTCCCTACGAGGACTCGGGGAGCTCCAACCACAGCCACAGGAAGACGGAGCACGATGGCGAGAGGATCAGTAGGACGCCACCAGTTGATGGCCGGGACGAAGACATCTCCGGCCACTCGGCGCAGAGGTACAAGGACGTGGAAGCGGCAGCTCAGGCCGCGTTCGAGTCGGCCGCCTCGGCAGCCGCCGCCGCGAAGGCGGCCATGGAGCTCTCGCGTGGGGAGCCCAGGGGGCCCGGTGACAGGAGGAGGGCAGGGAGGACGCAAATGGATGATCCTGAGATCGAGAAACAAGATGAGGTGCTTCATGGAAACAAACCCGAGAAGATTGGGCATGGCCGGAATTACAGTTCAGATGTTGAGATCACGCCGGAGGACGACGAGGCAAACCACGGCAACGTTGCAGTGGACGAACCGAAACAGCGGGAGCCTGCCAGGGGAAAGCCGGCATCGGTCAGAACAAAGTGGGGATTTTAG
- the LOC103645569 gene encoding katanin p80 WD40 repeat-containing subunit B1 homolog isoform X2 has translation MQFRGVCRAHFECQLCQVWEASIKDPHHWWGGFEGQSLGYRETRCPPGFTSPVESVSFDSSEVTIGAGAASGTIKIWNIEEAKVVRTFTGHKSSCASLDFHRFGEFLAIGSSDTNMKIWDTRQQRCIHTYKGHTQRINVLKFTPDGRWIVSGGADNSVKVWDLTAGKLMHDFCLHEGPVNCLVVHPYEFLLATGSVDKTVKFWDLETFELIGSAGHENNREYFELILWRGYIKMVYYQGQAKMVIQLTRYYGEAT, from the exons ATGCAATTCAG AGGAGTTTGTCGCGCACACTTTGAATGTCAATTGTGCCAAGTTTGGGAGGCGAGCATCAAGGATCCTCATCACTGGTGGGGAGGATTTGAAGGTCAATCTTTGGGCTATAGGGAAACCCGGTGCCCTCCTG GCTTTACAAGTCCAGTTGAGTCAGTAAGCTTTGACTCTTCTGAAGTTACGATAGGTGCTGGTGCAGCAAGTGGAACGATAAAAATATGGAATATTGAGGAGGCGAAAG TTGTTCGAACTTtcactggacacaaatcaagcTGTGCATCTCTTGATTTCCATCGTTTTGGAGAATTCTTAGCCATTGGGTCTTCAGATACAAACATGAAAATATGGGATACTCGACAGCAGAGATGCATCCACACATACAAGGGTCATACCCAACGAATTAATGTGCTTAAATTTACTCCTGATGGCCGATGGATTGTTTCTGGTGGGGCTGATAACTCAGTGAAG GTCTGGGATTTGACGGCTGGAAAACTCATGCATGATTTTTGTCTTCATGAAGGTCCAGTCAATTGCTTAGTTGTTCACCCCTATGAGTTTTTATTGGCTACAG GTTCAGTTGATAAGACTGTTAAATTTTGGGACCTTGAAACTTTTGAGTTGATCGGTTCTGCTGGACATGAG AACAACCGAGAATACTTTGAGCTG ATATTATGGAGAGGTTACATAAAGATGGTATACTATCAAGGGCAAGCAAAGATGGTTATACAGTTAACCAG ATATTATGGAGAGGCTACATAA